The sequence CCAATCACGTCAATAACTTAATAAAAAGAGATTCGACCAATGTTGTTCTTGGCTTGGCAGTTACGAATGATATTTCGTTAAGTACATTTAATGTGTTGAAGAATGAAAAAACATCATTTAATACCAAAATTTCAAAAATCCCAACAGGCTCAGTTACATCGCCTTTTGGAACTATTTTATATGGACCTAACCACTCTGATGTAAGCACTAGAATGAAATTAGATTTATTTTATACCAAAAAAACCAATTAAAACATGTGTGGAATTGTAGGATATATTGGAACGAAAGAAGCGTATCCAATAATCATTAAAGGATTAAAAAGATTAGAATATCGCGGTTACGATAGTGCAGGGTTAGCATTATTTAACGGTGAAAAATTTATATCAAGTAAAACCAAAGGAAAAGTTTCAGATTTAGAATCTAGAGCTGAAGCAGAAGGTACTTTGAAGGGGTCTATGGGAATTGGACATACACGTTGGGCGACTCATGGAGTTCCAAACGATGTAAATTCGCATCCGCATTTTTCAAATTCTGGTGAATTAGTAATTATTCACAATGGAATTATTGAAAACTATGAACCATTAAAACAAGAATTAATCAAAAGAGGTTATACTTTTAAGTCTGATACAGATACAGAAGTTTTAGTTAATTTGATTGAGGATGTTCAACGAACAAATGGTTTAAAATTAGGTAAAGCTGTTCAAGTTGCATTGAATCAAGTTATTGGAGCTTATGCAATTTGTGTAATGGATATTAAAAAACCAAATGAAATAGTCGCGGCTCGTTTAGGAAGTCCATTAGCGATTGGTGTTGGTGAAAATGAATATTTCGTTGCTTCAGATGCTTCTCCTTTTATTGAATATACAAATAATGCTATTTATTTAGAAGATGAAGAAATGGCAATTATTCGTTTACATAAACCAATCAAGATTCGTAAAATTAAAGACGATGAATTGGTGAGTCCTTATGTTCAAGAATTGCAATTAAACTTAGAACAGATTGAAAAAGGTGGTTATGAGCATTTCATGTTAAAAGAAATTCACGAGCAGCCAGCTGTAATAAAAGATACTTTCCGTGGAAGATTATTATCTGAACAAGGTTTAATCAAAATGGCGGGAATAGAAGATAATATTCATAAATTCACAAACGCAAAACGAATTATAATTGTTGCTTGTGGTACTTCATGGCATGCAGGATTAGTTGCGGAATACATGATTGAAGAATTTGCTCGTATCCCTGTTGAGGTTGAATATGCATCTGAATTCCGTTATAGAAATCCAATCATCAATGGAGATGATGTAGTTATTGCAATTTCGCAATCTGGTGAAACTGCCGATACTTTAGCTGCGATTAAATTGGCTAAAGAAAAAGGAGCTTTTGTTTTCGGAGTTTGTAATGTGGTAGGTTCTTCTATTTCAAGAGAAACTCATGCTGGTGCTTATACACACGCTGGTCCAGAAATTGGAGTAGCTTCAACAAAAGCTTTTACAACTCAAATTACTGTTTTAGCATTAATCGCATTGCGTTTAGCAGAAGCAAAAGGTACCATGTCTAAATCTGAATACTTACGTAATCTTTTGGAATTAGAATTGATTCCAGAAAAAGTTGAGGAAGCTTTAAAAGAGGATTCAAATATTGTTAAGATTGCTGAAGTTTATAAAGATGCGACAAATTGTTTGTATTTAGGAAGAGGGTTTAATTATCCAGTTGCGTTAGAAGGAGCTTTAAAATTAAAAGAGATTTCTTACATTCATGCGGAAGGTTATCCAGCTGCAGAGATGAAACATGGTCCAATTGCCTTAATTGATGAGCACATGCCGGTAATTGTTATTGCACCAAATCAAAATCATTACGATAAGGTTGTGAGTAATATTCAAGAAATTAAAGCACGTAGCGGAAAAATTATAGCTGTGGTTTCTAAAGGAGATGTTCAAGTAAGAGCCTTAGCGGATCATGTAATTGAAATGCCTGAATCGACAGAAGCTTTAACTTCAATTATTGCAACAATTCCTTTACAATTATTGTCTTACCACATTGCAGTGATGAGAGAATGTAATGTAGATCAACCAAGAAATTTAGCTAAATCGGTTACGGTTGAATAGCTAAAATTATTGAAAAATAAGCGATAAATATATATTTCGAAATAATAGAATAAAAAACTTTAATTTTTAGATAAAAAAAATTATCTTTGCACTTTGAAAAAAGAGGTTTTTTCATAAACGATAAATAGCTGTTAAATAAAAACATAAGCAATGTCTAAAGTTACAGGAAAAGTTGCACAAGTTATCGGGCCAGTTGTTGACGTAGTTTTTGATACTACGAATGCTGAACTTCCGAAAATTTACGATTCATTAGAAATCACTAAAGAAGATGGTTCTAAATTAGTATTAGAAGTACAATCTCACGTTGGAGAAGACACTGTTCGTACCATTTCAATGGACTCAACAGATGGATTAAACCGTGGTTACGAGGTTGTTGCATTAGGAACCCCAATACAAATGCCAATTGGTAAAGACGTATTTGGACGTTTATTTAATGTAATTGGAGACGCTATCGACGGATTAGGAAATCTTCCAAAAACAGGAGAAAATGGTTTACCAATTCACAGACCAGCTCCAAAATTCGAAGATTTATCTACATCTTCAGAAATTTTATACACAGGTATCAAAGTAGTAGATTTGATTGCTCCTTACTCTAAAGGTGGTAAAATTGGATTATTCGGTGGTGCTGGTGTTGGAAAAACAGTATTGATTCAAGAGTTGATGAATAACATCGCTAAAGGTCACGGTGGTTTATCTGTATTCGCAGGAGTTGGAGAAAGAACTCGTGAAGGAAACGATTTATTACGTGAGATGTTAGAGTCAGGAATTATCAAATACGGTGAAGATTTCATGCACTCTATGGAAAATGGAGGATGGGATTTAACTAAGGTTGACAAACCAGGTATGAGAGATTCTAAAGCTACTTTCGTTTTCGGACAGATGAATGAACCACCAGGAGCTCGTGCTCGTGTTGCATTATCTGGATTAACTATCGCTGAATATTTCCGTGATGGTGCTGGAGATGGACAGGGAAAAGATGTATTATTCTTCGTTGATAATATCTTCCGTTTTACTCAAGCTGGTTCTGAAGTTTCTGCATTATTAGGGCGTATGCCTTCTGCAGTAGGTTACCAACCAACTTTAGCAACTGAGATGGGTGCAATGCAAGAACGTATTACATCTACAAAAACAGGTTCTATTACTTCTGTTCAGGCGGTTTACGTTCCTGCGGATGACTTAACGGATCCTGCTCCTGCTACAACTTTTGCTCACTTAGATGCTACAACTGTATTATCTCGTAAAATTGCTGAGTTAGGTATTTATCCAGCGGTAGATCCATTAGATTCTACTTCTCGTATCTTATCTAAAGAGGTTTTAGGTGCTGAACATTACGATTGTGCTCAAAGAGTAAAAATGATTTTACAAAAATATAAAGAGTTACAAGATATCATTGCGATTTTAGGTATGGAAGAATTATCAGAAGCTGATAAATTAGCTGTATCAAGAGCGCGTCGTGTACAACGTTTCTTATCTCAACCATTCCACGTTGCTGAGCAATTTACTGGTATTCCAGGTGTATTAGTTGATATTAAAGATACAATCAAAGGTTTCAACATGATTATCGATGGTGAATTAGATCATTTACCAGAAGCAGCTTTCAACTTAAAAGGTAGCATCGCTGATGTTATTAAAGCTGGAGATAAAATGTTAGCTGAAGTATAATCAAAATTTTAACTTGTATTATTTTTTAAAACAAGTTTAAAATTAAAATATATAAACTATGATTTTAGAAATAGTATCGCCAGAAGCGACATTGTTTTCAGGTGAAGTTACTTCGGTTTCTGTTCCTGGAATTGATGGAGAGTTTCAAATGTTATCAAACCACGCACCGATTGTTTCTTTATTAACTAAAGGAAATATCAAAATCGTTGGAAATAATCTAGCATTTGCACCTCAATTCGAATCTAAATTTGATAAGATAGATGCAAATACATTTTACTTACCAATCGAATTTGGAACATTAGAATTAAAAGATAATAAAATTAATATCTTAGCAAACTAAGATTTAATTGAATATATGAAAGCCCTAAATAGAATTACTGTTTAGGGCTTTTTTTTATTATAATTTTTCATGTTTTTCTTATATTTAAAAAAAAAGATTTAATTATGAATAAGATTTTCGGATTATTCGCATTAGCTGTGATTTTAATTGCTTGTAACGGCGAAAAAAATAAAGAAGCTACACAAACAGAAGATTTAAAATTAGAATTAGCAGAAGCTCAAAAAATTATAGCGCTTCCGATGCATTGTTTAGAAGTTGAATATCCAAATAAATTAGGTCAAGTTTTAGCTTCTGATGTCGAGTTAAAATTACCAAAACAATTACGCCCAATTTTTTATGGTTGCTTTGATTGGCATTCTTCTGCGCACGGATATTGGTCGGTTGTAAAACTTTGGAAACAATTTCCAGAACTTGATAAAAACGGTGAAATTGATTCGTTATTAACTCTCGTTTTCACACCAGAAAATGTCGCGATTGAAAAAGCATTTTTCGACGAACCACATAATAGAAATTTTGAACGAACTTATGGTTGGGCTTGGTTTTTTAAATTGCAAGAAGAATTGTATACTTGGAAAGACAATCCAAAAGCGCAACAATGGTATAAAAATTTACAACCACTCGAAAATGTTTTTACCGAACGTTATTTAGAATATCTCCCAAAATTAAATTATCCGATTAGAACCGGAACACATGATAATACAGCGTTTGGAATGGCTTTGACTTTAGAATATGCCGAAACGGTTGGAAATACAAAACTTAAAGAAGCCATTGAAGCAAAAGCCAAAGCTCTTTTTATGAATGATAAAAACTGTCCGATTGTGTATGAACCAAGTGGACATGATTTTCTTTCGCCTTGTTTGCAAGAAGCTTGGTTAATGAGTAAAGTTTTACCAACAGCCGATTACAAAACTTGGTTAAATGGTTTCTTACCTCAATTATTCGATACAAATTTCGATTTAGAAGTCGGTAAAGTTTCAGACAGAACCGATGGACATTTGGTACATTTAGACGGATTAAATTTTAGCCGTGCAACATGTTTGTTTCAAATTGCTCAAAAGCTTCCTGAATTGAATCATTTAAAACCGATAGCCGTAAAACACTTTAATGTTGCATTTCCGAACATATCAAATGATGATTATATGGGAAGCCATTGGTTGGGAAGTTTTGCTTTACAGGCTTTAGACGCTCAATAAGATTTTTTAAAATTGAAGATTTATGAAATATATTTTGTTTTTTGTATTGCAAATAAGTTGTTTTTCTTTTGGGCAAAATCGAACATTCGATATTTCCAATGATTCTATTTTGTTAGTTAAAATGGATGAGAATTTACTATTTGTTTCAAAAAACAAATTAGAAGAGGTGATAAAAGAACATCCTGAATTTTTAAATATTGACTATAATTCACCCGACATTTTATATGCTAAAAATTCAAAAGGTTTTGAAAGTGAAGTTGGTCAAGATGATTATTATTTATTTTACGCTTATTTTCTTTCAAAAAATCAGAATTCAGAAATTGATAAAATAAATCGAAATAAACTTTTAGAAATTTATACATCATTAAATAGAATTTATGCTTTGTTAGATAATGGAGGAACTGGTTTTGCACATTTATATAAACGTTTATACGGATATGCAGAATACAGTTTATTAATATATAACAACAATATTCAAGACGAAATAAAAGTAGATTTTAAACAACAGAAAACGTTATTTATAAAAAATTTAGAATTAATTGTTTCAAATCGATTGCAAAATGAATGGAATTATAGTAACTCAGAAAAAAAGAAAATTCAAATTGAATTAAACAAATTAATTGAGATTATAAAAAAATCGATAACAGACACTTATTTATTACTTGAGACACAAAAATTTATGTTTTCTACCTATCAAACATATTAATCAATTAGATTATGAAATCAATTCTATTCTTCATATTCGTTTCAGTTTCTGTCTTTGCGCAAAGCACTTATTTTGTAAAAGATAAATAAACGCAAAGTCCAATTACTTATGCTTCGATTTATAATAATAACGGAACATTTAAAATCAATTCAGAAAATGACGGAAGTTTTATTATTCCTGAAAAATTCAAAAAGGAAACTTTTATTATTGAATCGATTGGTTATGAAACGATTGAAACAAATTTAGAAAACACTGTTGTTTTTTTAGAAGATAAGGCTGAAACTCTTGAAGAGTTAGTAATCATTCCAAAATTAGGAACCAAAGAGATTAAAATTGGGAATGTAAAATATGAAAATGTAATTTCAGGTTATATTGGGAAAAATTCTGAACCATATTTAATTGCAAAAAAAATTAATCTTGATAAAAACAAAGAAATTTGTTTTTTAAAAAAAATAAATATATTAACTACTAGTTATAAAGATAAAATAAATTTTAGAATAAAAATATTTGATATTAAAGAAGGAAAACCAAATCAGTTGATTAATGATGAAGAAATAATTGTGACAACAGGTAAAGCAAATAAATTAGGAACTGGTAGAAAATCTTATTCTATATCATCAATTGATTTTGAAAAATATAATCTAAGAGTTCCTTCAGAAGGATTTTTTATTGCGGTAGAATGGATTATAAATAACCATAATTTAAGAGAAAATGGATGCTATCCTTTTATTTGGAGAGAAGAATCAAAAAATAACAAAGGAATTTTTGAATTTAATTATAAAAAAAATCAATGGGAGATTTTAGAAAACTCTATAAATAAAGATTTGTTATTCGAAGTAATCCTAACCAATTAATAAAAAAATAAAATATTACTAAATTAGGATAACAGAAAATCACCAATCATTTTTATTAGATTTTCTGTTTTCCTAATAAACAATTAACGATTATAAGGATATTCGTTCGTCCAATTAAATTTACGTTTAAACAATTCAAAATCTTCTTTTTTAGTAATGCTGAATTTACCTAAAGATTTTTCTGAATCGGAAAATTCAATTTGATTATCTTCAATGAATTTAAAATGGAATTTAACATCTGTTTTTGTAGAATCAGCTGCTTTAAAAAACAGGGTATTTTCTTTTTCATCAAATTTAAAATCCCAAGAAACTATGGTGTCATTTTTATAAAATATTTGAGCATAACCATCATCTATTATCATTTTGTTTAATGCTAAACTGTCAGTTGATTTTTTTTCGTTTTCATAAACTGCGAAAAATTTCTCATTCACATTTTCTTCTGTGTTTAGTATTCGAGACATTGACATCCCAACAGTTAATATCAAAATATATAATATAATTAAAATTTTAGCAGTTACTTGTAGCCATTTCTTTTTAAATCTAAATCCAACGAAACTTATATTTGATGGTTTACCTAGAAGAAAATTTAAAATCGAAATCCAATTGTTATGAATGATAAACAAGGCTATTAATGCTAAGTTTGTAGAAAATATCTTAACCGGAACATCATAACAAAAATTAAGAACCACAATGTTTATCATTACTCCAAAAGCCATTAAAGCTCCTAAAACAGAAGTTCTCCTGAATAGCAATAAGAAACCAGCTGTAGCTTGACAAATTCCCGCAAATGCAGAATAAGCTGGAGATGACCCCATAAATGTCCATAAGATTCCCATTGGTGACATTTCACCTACACTTTGGTCTAATCTAAACAAACTTGGCAACCCAAATTGGCCATCACCAAATTTTGCAAATCCGTAACTTAATAACATGCAACTTAAAAAATAGCGAGCATAGATTATTGAAATCGAAACGACCTTTTCTTTTACAACGGATTTTGTAAATAAGAATATAATTGTAAGGATGAACGATAATAGCAAAACAAAAGTAAGTTTTACAAAATCAAAAACAGTATCACCACTTCCGGTATTCGTTTGTTTTATAAAATCTAAACCAAGGATATTTTGTCCAAACCAAATAAAAAAGTTATCAACGATAATCGGAAATCCAAAAAGTGGAAATGGAAAAATATAAAGGATAAAGTAGATACTAAAATACAGTTTGATGAAATTTAAAACTTTTTCTTTCATGGTTATCTTTTTTTGCTAATTAACATTTTTTAAAAACAATACGTTTGTTATTTAACATTTTAACAACAAATAAAAAAAACACCCCAAAAGATATATGTCTTTTGGGGTGAAAATATTTTAATTAGAAAGTTTTATCCAATCGTTGCGCCGTTGTAAACACCTTCTGTATCCGGATTTACAAAAACCAATTTACCTTCTTTCGTTTCGGTAAGTAAAAGCATTCCTTCACTGTTTACGCCACGTAAAGCTCTTGGTGCTAAGTTTACCAAAACGGTAACTTGTTTTCCAATTACTTCTTCTGGTGTAAAATGTTCTGCGATTCCAGAAACAATCGTGCGAACATCAATTCCTGTATCTACTTTTAAAACCAATAACTTGTTTGCTTTTGGCATTTTTTCAGCTTCAATAATAGTTCCAACACGTAAATCAATTTTAGCGAAATCTTCAAATTGAGCGGTTTCTTTTTGAGGTTCAGCCGTTTTTGCTTCTGCTGCGTTTGCTACTTTAGTTGCTTCCAATTTGTCTATTTGTTTTTGAATTTCTTCATCTTCAATCTTAGCGAATAATAATTCGGCTTGACCGATTTGATGACCTGCTGCAATTAAATTTGAAGTTTCAGAAACTTTACTCCAAGCGATTGGTTCAGCAATGTTCAACATATTTTTAAGTTTAGCCGCCGAGAATGGTAAAAACGGTTCAGCCAAAGTAGATAAAGCAGCTGCAATTTGCAACGCTACATACATTTGAGTTTTTACGCGTTCTTCATCCGTTTTAATTAACTTCCAAGGTTCTTCGTCTGCTAAATATTTATTTCCTAAACGCGCAACATTCATCAATTCGCTTAACGCTTCACGGAAACGGTAACGTTCGATAGAACTTGCAATAACAGCCGGATAAGCTTTTAACTCAGCTAAAGTTTGCTCATCAACTTCAGTTAATGCATTTGGCGCAGGAATAATTCCGTTGTAATATTTGTTAGATAAAACCACCACACGATTGATGAAGTTTCCGAAAATAGCAACCAATTCGTTGTTATTTCTTGCTTGGAAATCTTTCCATGTAAAGTCGTTATCTTTTGTTTCTGGTGCGTTCGATGTTAAGGCGTAACGTAAAACATCTTGCTTTTCTGGGAAATCAACCAAATATTCGTTTAACCAAACTGCCCAGTTTTTAGAAGTAGATAATTTGTTTCCTTCTAAATTTAAGAACTCGTTTGCTGGAACGTTATCTGGTAAAATATAACTTCCTTCTGCTTTTAACATCGCTGGGAAAATAATACAGTGGAAAACAATATTATCTTTTCCGATAAAGTGAACCAACTTCGTGTCTTCATCTTTCCAATACGGTTCCCAATCTTTACCTTCTCGAGCTGCCCATTCTTTAGTTGATGAGATGTAACCAATAGGCGCATCAAACCAAACATATAATTTTTTGCCTTCTGCTCCTTCAACCGGAACATCAATTCCCCAATCTAAATCACGCGTTACAGCACGAGGCTTTAAACCATCGTCTAACCACGATTTAACTTGCCCGTAAACATTCGGTTTCCAATCGTTTTTATGTCCTTCAATAATCCATTCACGTAAAAAAGTATCGTATTGGTCTAAAGGTAAAAACCAGTGCTTAGTTTCTTTTAAAATTGGAGTTGTTCCTGTAATAGTTGATTTTGGATTAATTAAATCTGTTGCGTTTAACGACGTTCCACATTTTTCACATTGGTCTCCGTACGCCCCTTCGCTGTTACATTTAGGACAAGTTCCGGTAACGAAACGATCGGCTAAAAACTGATCGGCTTCCGCATCGTATAATTGCTCGGTAACTTCTTCGATAAACTTACCATCATCATACAATTTTCTAAAAAATTCAGAAGCGGTATCGTGGTGAATTTTAGCCGAAGTACGCGAATAGTTATCGAATGAAATACCAAATTCAGCAAATGAATCGCTGATGATTTTGTTGTATTTATCAATAACTTGTTGTGGTGTAATTCCTTCTTTTTTTGCTTTCATAGAAATAGCTACACCGTGCTCGTCAGAACCACAGATGAAAGCTACATCTTTATTTTGTTGACGTAAAAAACGAGCATAAATATCTGCCGGAACGTAAACTCCTGCTAAATGCCCAATATGTATAGGACCATTTGTGTACGGTAAAGCCGCGGTAATGGTATATCTTTTAGGATCTTGAATCATAGTAAAAATATTTTCAAGCTACAAAAATAATGAAAATAGAACAAAATTTTTGTTATTATCTGAATGAATTATGGTTTTGATTCTTTGACCATCGTAATCCAAAAGTCCATAATAGAATAATAATTATAATTTTAATAAGTATGCCAATTAATTTTCCAAAAAGGAATTCATAATCATAAGTTGATTCACTTTCTATAAAATGTTTTAGCATACTCAGAATTGTTGTCGGTATAAAAAGTAGCGTAATTACGGTTGATAAACTAGCAATGATTATAAAGAAAATTCCTAATGTTTTTTTGACCATGATTTGCTTTAATAATCTAAGTTTTTATCTTTTGCTGATTTGATTTGATAACCGAATCTGATTTTCTTAGTTTCATTAGGTTTTATATTTAAATCCCATGTGATTTTTCCGGTTTCTTGATTTACATTTCCACCATCTTTATCAGTTAAACTAACTTCGATATCCGTTGAAGTACTTATTGGAATTTGATCTTCAAGTAGTATTTCTATTGGTGTTTTTTTGTTATTTCGAACAGAAATTTCGTACACAAAATCTTGCACTTTTCGTGAAGATAACATCTTTGTTCCTGACTTATCTGAAACTAATTTTCGAGAAATGGCAATGTTAGGGTCTCTTCCTAAACTCAATTGTAATTCATTGTTTTGTTAGAAGAAATCAAAAAAAATGTTTAAGAAATGATTTTTTTTACATTTTTTAAATTTGTTTATTTGCAAAATATTAATTTTTTAAATTTATTTATGAAAAGAATAATATTTTTTATGTCTTTTGTATTCTTTACTTGGACAAATTATTCGCAGAAAGTTCTATGGGAAAAAACAATTGGAGGTAAATATTCGGAA comes from Flavobacterium sp. I3-2 and encodes:
- the glmS gene encoding glutamine--fructose-6-phosphate transaminase (isomerizing) gives rise to the protein MCGIVGYIGTKEAYPIIIKGLKRLEYRGYDSAGLALFNGEKFISSKTKGKVSDLESRAEAEGTLKGSMGIGHTRWATHGVPNDVNSHPHFSNSGELVIIHNGIIENYEPLKQELIKRGYTFKSDTDTEVLVNLIEDVQRTNGLKLGKAVQVALNQVIGAYAICVMDIKKPNEIVAARLGSPLAIGVGENEYFVASDASPFIEYTNNAIYLEDEEMAIIRLHKPIKIRKIKDDELVSPYVQELQLNLEQIEKGGYEHFMLKEIHEQPAVIKDTFRGRLLSEQGLIKMAGIEDNIHKFTNAKRIIIVACGTSWHAGLVAEYMIEEFARIPVEVEYASEFRYRNPIINGDDVVIAISQSGETADTLAAIKLAKEKGAFVFGVCNVVGSSISRETHAGAYTHAGPEIGVASTKAFTTQITVLALIALRLAEAKGTMSKSEYLRNLLELELIPEKVEEALKEDSNIVKIAEVYKDATNCLYLGRGFNYPVALEGALKLKEISYIHAEGYPAAEMKHGPIALIDEHMPVIVIAPNQNHYDKVVSNIQEIKARSGKIIAVVSKGDVQVRALADHVIEMPESTEALTSIIATIPLQLLSYHIAVMRECNVDQPRNLAKSVTVE
- the atpD gene encoding F0F1 ATP synthase subunit beta, encoding MSKVTGKVAQVIGPVVDVVFDTTNAELPKIYDSLEITKEDGSKLVLEVQSHVGEDTVRTISMDSTDGLNRGYEVVALGTPIQMPIGKDVFGRLFNVIGDAIDGLGNLPKTGENGLPIHRPAPKFEDLSTSSEILYTGIKVVDLIAPYSKGGKIGLFGGAGVGKTVLIQELMNNIAKGHGGLSVFAGVGERTREGNDLLREMLESGIIKYGEDFMHSMENGGWDLTKVDKPGMRDSKATFVFGQMNEPPGARARVALSGLTIAEYFRDGAGDGQGKDVLFFVDNIFRFTQAGSEVSALLGRMPSAVGYQPTLATEMGAMQERITSTKTGSITSVQAVYVPADDLTDPAPATTFAHLDATTVLSRKIAELGIYPAVDPLDSTSRILSKEVLGAEHYDCAQRVKMILQKYKELQDIIAILGMEELSEADKLAVSRARRVQRFLSQPFHVAEQFTGIPGVLVDIKDTIKGFNMIIDGELDHLPEAAFNLKGSIADVIKAGDKMLAEV
- a CDS encoding F0F1 ATP synthase subunit epsilon, translated to MILEIVSPEATLFSGEVTSVSVPGIDGEFQMLSNHAPIVSLLTKGNIKIVGNNLAFAPQFESKFDKIDANTFYLPIEFGTLELKDNKINILAN
- a CDS encoding DUF2891 domain-containing protein, coding for MNKIFGLFALAVILIACNGEKNKEATQTEDLKLELAEAQKIIALPMHCLEVEYPNKLGQVLASDVELKLPKQLRPIFYGCFDWHSSAHGYWSVVKLWKQFPELDKNGEIDSLLTLVFTPENVAIEKAFFDEPHNRNFERTYGWAWFFKLQEELYTWKDNPKAQQWYKNLQPLENVFTERYLEYLPKLNYPIRTGTHDNTAFGMALTLEYAETVGNTKLKEAIEAKAKALFMNDKNCPIVYEPSGHDFLSPCLQEAWLMSKVLPTADYKTWLNGFLPQLFDTNFDLEVGKVSDRTDGHLVHLDGLNFSRATCLFQIAQKLPELNHLKPIAVKHFNVAFPNISNDDYMGSHWLGSFALQALDAQ
- the metG gene encoding methionine--tRNA ligase, encoding MIQDPKRYTITAALPYTNGPIHIGHLAGVYVPADIYARFLRQQNKDVAFICGSDEHGVAISMKAKKEGITPQQVIDKYNKIISDSFAEFGISFDNYSRTSAKIHHDTASEFFRKLYDDGKFIEEVTEQLYDAEADQFLADRFVTGTCPKCNSEGAYGDQCEKCGTSLNATDLINPKSTITGTTPILKETKHWFLPLDQYDTFLREWIIEGHKNDWKPNVYGQVKSWLDDGLKPRAVTRDLDWGIDVPVEGAEGKKLYVWFDAPIGYISSTKEWAAREGKDWEPYWKDEDTKLVHFIGKDNIVFHCIIFPAMLKAEGSYILPDNVPANEFLNLEGNKLSTSKNWAVWLNEYLVDFPEKQDVLRYALTSNAPETKDNDFTWKDFQARNNNELVAIFGNFINRVVVLSNKYYNGIIPAPNALTEVDEQTLAELKAYPAVIASSIERYRFREALSELMNVARLGNKYLADEEPWKLIKTDEERVKTQMYVALQIAAALSTLAEPFLPFSAAKLKNMLNIAEPIAWSKVSETSNLIAAGHQIGQAELLFAKIEDEEIQKQIDKLEATKVANAAEAKTAEPQKETAQFEDFAKIDLRVGTIIEAEKMPKANKLLVLKVDTGIDVRTIVSGIAEHFTPEEVIGKQVTVLVNLAPRALRGVNSEGMLLLTETKEGKLVFVNPDTEGVYNGATIG
- a CDS encoding DUF4139 domain-containing protein translates to MSLGRDPNIAISRKLVSDKSGTKMLSSRKVQDFVYEISVRNNKKTPIEILLEDQIPISTSTDIEVSLTDKDGGNVNQETGKITWDLNIKPNETKKIRFGYQIKSAKDKNLDY